A stretch of the Fusobacterium perfoetens genome encodes the following:
- a CDS encoding dynamin family protein, which translates to MTALEKFIAENQEKLVKIHWNDIVNNYSENIGLSKILLNDLGKDEYFNPLKDFFKSINKNIDNYIENTVNPSYQIAIVGAIKAGKSTLINALIGHDLASTNVTPETATLTKFKYSKNNFLKVKFYTVDEWNEIWENAQEKKADIFLEEYSHLKAEEVKDYLLGKKEIYQEFSSIDEMKEEIVKWTSSQKKEHYFVKELEIGLNDLKLPEQICLVDTPGLNDIIDYRSKITRDYIDSANAILICVNAKTLRNEEMLTIARVFSKAKYKKDKIYILGTQIDTMNSFENWLTQREEWLKILRREEYFETMLKAKTHLLGISSYAYSKAITIKTELTEDDIWDLNELKLMNREEARKSRKLVEDGLYTKEMVCELKERIINYSRIEHLRDIIQVELLKDFNDSLVKDFVEKYKILKSEINLFGKKHKGILEDKKKELEMTSEELTKKIEAERERVREIEKINDTLEEKIRETTESFNLDFSKLEKSFKELEEKIKEINID; encoded by the coding sequence ATGACTGCACTTGAAAAATTTATAGCAGAAAATCAAGAAAAATTAGTAAAAATTCATTGGAATGATATAGTTAATAATTATTCCGAAAATATAGGTTTATCAAAAATTCTATTAAACGATTTGGGAAAAGATGAGTATTTTAATCCGTTAAAAGATTTTTTCAAATCAATCAATAAAAATATTGATAATTATATAGAAAATACTGTAAATCCAAGCTATCAAATAGCCATTGTAGGAGCAATTAAAGCAGGAAAATCTACTTTGATAAATGCTCTTATTGGTCATGACTTAGCAAGTACAAATGTAACACCAGAAACAGCAACTTTAACAAAATTCAAATATTCAAAAAATAACTTTTTAAAAGTTAAATTCTATACAGTAGATGAATGGAACGAAATTTGGGAAAATGCCCAAGAGAAAAAAGCTGATATATTTTTGGAAGAATATAGTCATTTAAAAGCAGAGGAAGTAAAAGATTATCTGCTTGGAAAAAAAGAGATTTACCAAGAATTTTCTTCTATTGATGAAATGAAAGAAGAAATAGTAAAATGGACTTCTTCTCAAAAGAAAGAACATTACTTCGTAAAAGAACTTGAAATAGGGTTAAATGATTTAAAACTTCCTGAACAGATATGCTTGGTTGATACACCGGGATTAAATGATATTATAGATTACAGATCTAAAATTACAAGAGATTATATTGATTCAGCAAATGCTATATTAATATGTGTAAATGCAAAAACATTAAGAAATGAAGAAATGCTTACCATTGCAAGAGTATTTTCAAAAGCAAAATATAAAAAAGATAAAATTTATATTTTAGGAACACAGATAGATACAATGAATTCTTTTGAAAATTGGCTTACTCAAAGAGAAGAGTGGTTAAAAATTCTTAGAAGAGAAGAATATTTTGAAACTATGTTAAAAGCCAAAACTCATTTGTTAGGTATAAGTTCTTATGCTTATTCAAAGGCAATTACTATAAAAACAGAATTAACAGAAGACGATATTTGGGATTTAAATGAATTAAAATTAATGAATCGTGAAGAAGCAAGAAAAAGTAGAAAATTAGTAGAAGATGGCTTATATACAAAAGAAATGGTCTGCGAATTAAAAGAAAGAATAATAAATTATTCAAGAATAGAACATTTAAGGGATATTATTCAGGTTGAATTATTAAAAGACTTCAATGATTCTTTGGTTAAAGATTTTGTTGAAAAATATAAAATTTTAAAATCTGAAATTAACCTTTTCGGTAAAAAACATAAAGGAATTTTAGAAGATAAAAAGAAAGAACTTGAAATGACATCAGAGGAACTTACTAAGAAAATTGAAGCTGAAAGAGAAAGAGTAAGAGAAATTGAAAAAATAAATGATACTTTAGAAGAAAAAATAAGAGAAACTACTGAAAGTTTTAATTTAGATTTTTCTAAATTAGAAAAAAGTTTTAAAGAGTTAGAGGAAAAAATAAAGGAAATTAATATAGACTAG
- a CDS encoding Rad52/Rad22 family DNA repair protein, which yields MENIFEKLKAKFDERDLEFKIGATNTDKTMGLALAYVSARAIQSRLDEVLGMENWKVSYREIKDGFLCTLSIRINNEWIEKEDGSGVTSYESIKGGISNAFKRVASSGFGIGRYLYNARNSWYPIKKQGNGYIFAETPKLQLNEEKQDTAKIETKTKPEEPKANEIIITFGKYKGQSLIDIFHNDRGYIKYLRDKSKDTDIIKECEKLLAS from the coding sequence ATGGAAAATATTTTTGAAAAATTGAAAGCTAAATTTGATGAAAGGGACTTAGAATTTAAAATAGGGGCTACAAATACAGATAAAACAATGGGACTTGCATTAGCCTATGTTTCTGCAAGAGCTATTCAATCAAGGCTTGACGAGGTTTTAGGTATGGAAAATTGGAAAGTGTCTTATCGTGAGATAAAAGATGGTTTCCTTTGCACACTTTCAATAAGAATAAATAACGAATGGATAGAAAAAGAGGACGGATCAGGAGTCACTAGCTACGAAAGCATCAAAGGTGGTATATCTAATGCTTTTAAAAGGGTTGCCTCAAGTGGTTTCGGGATTGGAAGATATTTATATAATGCAAGAAACAGCTGGTATCCTATTAAAAAACAGGGTAACGGATATATCTTTGCTGAGACACCAAAACTTCAATTAAATGAAGAAAAACAAGATACAGCCAAAATAGAAACTAAGACTAAGCCAGAAGAACCAAAAGCAAATGAAATTATAATCACATTTGGAAAATATAAAGGTCAGAGCCTTATAGATATTTTTCATAACGACAGAGGATATATAAAATACTTAAGAGATAAGTCAAAGGACACAGATATTATAAAAGAATGTGAAAAATTACTTGCCAGTTAA
- a CDS encoding DUF960 family protein yields MENLHITKGIGENLDLRLLITVSILLEEKISKLPKEDIDYLQIFEVKNNKLLHRQEVPEQSEEYILQGNFKNTKIWAVRNEDINFNETWKIMFPEEY; encoded by the coding sequence ATGGAAAATTTACATATAACAAAAGGAATTGGAGAAAACTTAGATTTGAGATTGTTAATAACTGTTTCAATACTTTTGGAAGAAAAAATTTCAAAACTGCCAAAAGAAGATATTGATTACCTGCAAATTTTTGAAGTAAAAAATAATAAGCTGTTACATAGGCAGGAAGTCCCTGAACAATCAGAAGAATATATTTTACAAGGTAATTTTAAAAATACAAAAATTTGGGCAGTCAGAAATGAAGATATAAATTTTAATGAGACATGGAAGATAATGTTTCCGGAAGAATATTAA
- a CDS encoding DUF3848 domain-containing protein: MERELKKINKEYEDFRKEVLLLPKEKIFDMAYKINFYHEIWSFLNDTGRKIKSKMSLSDLYDFFLSKDYTSIASYTDVEELFDNYEEWL, encoded by the coding sequence ATGGAAAGAGAATTGAAAAAAATAAATAAAGAGTATGAGGACTTCCGAAAGGAAGTTCTTTTACTCCCTAAAGAAAAAATATTTGATATGGCTTACAAAATTAATTTTTACCATGAAATTTGGAGCTTTCTAAACGATACAGGAAGAAAAATAAAATCTAAAATGTCTTTATCAGATTTATATGACTTTTTCCTGAGCAAAGACTACACAAGCATTGCCAGTTATACAGATGTTGAAGAACTTTTTGATAATTACGAAGAATGGTTGTAG
- a CDS encoding type II toxin-antitoxin system death-on-curing family toxin: MIKLTADDIILLHEKIIDKTGGIRGIRDIGLLEMAVSSPFASFGGEDLYKTVEEKGKQLCNSLIRNHPFLDGNKRIGILAMLVFFDLNGKKLNITNEEIVSLGLGIAKGNEVL; the protein is encoded by the coding sequence ATGATTAAATTAACTGCTGATGATATTATACTTTTACACGAAAAAATAATTGATAAAACAGGTGGTATAAGAGGAATAAGAGATATTGGGCTTCTTGAAATGGCTGTAAGCTCTCCATTTGCAAGTTTTGGAGGAGAAGACTTATATAAAACAGTAGAAGAAAAAGGAAAACAGCTTTGTAATTCCCTTATAAGAAACCACCCATTTTTAGATGGCAATAAAAGGATAGGAATACTTGCTATGCTTGTATTCTTTGATTTGAATGGAAAAAAATTAAATATTACAAATGAAGAAATCGTTTCACTTGGTTTAGGAATAGCAAAAGGAAATGAAGTTTTGTAG
- a CDS encoding siphovirus Gp157 family protein: MKEELKNKSDSIIQYIQNLQTLNKSAKEEVDRLQKLIKIRTNKIERIKSYLISTMQILEQKKIETALGSYGIRKTPDKVEVYDLSALPKELIRIKEEKEPDKDKIKAYIKEHGEVAGARITCGYSLQIR; this comes from the coding sequence TTGAAAGAGGAACTTAAAAACAAGAGCGATTCTATCATACAATATATTCAAAATCTCCAAACGTTGAATAAATCGGCTAAAGAAGAAGTGGATAGGTTGCAAAAACTAATAAAAATAAGAACTAACAAAATAGAACGGATTAAAAGTTATTTGATTTCAACTATGCAGATTCTTGAGCAGAAAAAAATAGAAACGGCTTTAGGCTCTTACGGGATTAGGAAAACACCTGATAAAGTTGAAGTTTATGATTTATCCGCACTGCCTAAAGAACTTATCAGAATAAAAGAGGAAAAAGAACCCGATAAAGATAAGATTAAAGCATATATAAAAGAACATGGCGAAGTGGCAGGAGCGAGAATAACTTGTGGTTATTCTTTACAAATAAGATGA
- a CDS encoding ArdC-like ssDNA-binding domain-containing protein: MVDGKMIKLKNEIDEKIEQFVNNSVELKKFILFRKNNFYDYSIRNTILIYKQNPNATLVAGLKKWNELGYRVKKGSRAISILVPLIRNIIKDGKEKDEIYGYKPVSVFDRSQVEETENAVEIPSIDVEMKSSEDFIYTPMKLYRAVKKCIEQYAPIELKKTFYDDEVSGQTNGKTIYIKKSNNRIDMAAVMVHEFIHYNCHFDNKEKISKSRAEIEAELGALIFGTHFDLDTSGTYKYLSSYRRGIDLEKSFEKVLEIMEQLIYGTEEKQGIQGIINSL; encoded by the coding sequence ATGGTAGACGGAAAAATGATAAAATTGAAAAATGAAATTGATGAAAAAATCGAGCAGTTTGTTAATAATTCAGTTGAACTTAAAAAATTTATTTTATTTAGAAAAAATAATTTCTATGATTATAGCATAAGAAATACTATTCTTATATATAAACAGAATCCAAATGCAACTCTTGTTGCAGGTCTTAAGAAATGGAATGAACTTGGATATAGAGTGAAAAAAGGCAGCAGGGCAATTTCTATACTTGTTCCTCTTATTAGAAATATCATAAAAGACGGCAAAGAAAAAGACGAGATTTATGGTTATAAACCTGTATCTGTATTTGACAGGTCTCAAGTTGAAGAAACAGAAAATGCAGTTGAAATTCCAAGTATAGATGTAGAAATGAAATCATCAGAAGATTTTATATATACACCTATGAAATTATACCGTGCAGTTAAAAAATGTATTGAGCAGTATGCACCAATAGAGCTTAAAAAGACTTTCTATGATGATGAAGTTTCAGGTCAGACAAATGGAAAAACTATTTATATTAAAAAATCAAATAATCGTATTGATATGGCAGCTGTAATGGTACATGAATTTATCCATTATAACTGCCATTTTGATAATAAGGAAAAAATATCAAAAAGCAGAGCAGAAATAGAAGCTGAACTTGGAGCATTAATATTTGGAACTCACTTTGACCTAGACACATCAGGAACATATAAATATCTTTCCTCATACAGACGAGGTATAGACCTTGAAAAATCTTTTGAAAAAGTTTTGGAAATAATGGAGCAATTAATATATGGAACAGAGGAGAAGCAAGGAATTCAAGGAATAATCAATTCTTTATAA